CAATATGTATTTCAACAGAAACTTTGGCTTTAGGAAAGAGtcacaaacatttaaaagaatggCTTTAATTGTCATTTTAAGTATATGGTAGGGGAAGTGTGCTTTAATTAAATATACAACATACCAGTGATGCTGGCAAGGTTGAAAGTTATTCCTAATGTTGATAGCTATAAAAACTAGTTTGTACATGAcaagacaatgaaaagaaaaagaaatccctttgaaacaaaattttaaaataaaaaatgttcacaGTGGTTTGTATCAACAGTATGTATTTTATGACAAGAACATGTACAGATTCAGAGCACCCTAGGGCTCTCTTTATAGCCTAAAGAAAACAAGCATTTACATTATTATGAGTTTGTACTGAATTAAAAAATGATCAATTGTACACTTACCCCTTAGACAGGATAAACTGTCCTGGAGTGTACAGCTTTAACACCATCATTAAAAttgtttgcaaaatgaaaagggaattaaaaaacaaaattcttctttttttttttggagtggaGAGTCTTTCATTTGCTGTTATAACCAGCAAATGGAATTTGCTAAATCAAAAATAGAAGGAAGGGCCCCCACAAACACAAATCTATCTGAGCAAGCTGACCAGTACACATTATAGTCTTAAAAATGAAGGTTATATACTATATGTTACAAGTCCCAACTAGGTAGTGTCAAAATTGACATCTAtttctttgcttgctttgtgatcaTACCCCTTGGAGGTGTTACAGGTCTCGTGGCATTCggcttctttttttctgctggcttTAAAATCTGAAGATTCAAAAGACAGTGCATTTTAGGAAATATACTCAATCCAAAATCTTAAAGAGTCCTTAAGTCTCATTCAAATCTTTTGTTCAGAAAGGTTTTAGACTATTTAAAACTGCCCCCAAACGATTGTGAAAGCCCCACTAGCATATTATCACAAACTAAGTTGACACATAAACATCTGGTAATCAATGCTATGATGAACAGATAACACCTACAATCaggacaaattatttattttgcctctTATGATCAGGACAAATTGTTTACTTTGCCTCTAAGTAAAATGACAATTTTCTGAAGTCTATACGCTGGGAGTATCTTCAGACATAAGAGGGAAAAGTTCTCTAGAAAGTGTTTCTCAAACCCCTAGGGGATGCTTGCACAATCTCTGATAAcaggtaaaagaatttttttgctttgtttttgggtagtgttgtggtatcatcatagctcacagcaatctacaaCTCCTGGGcactttgcctcagtctcccataggCACCTGCTACGATggtctagttaatttttctatttttggtagagacagggtctcactattgctcaggctgtttgTCCTGgagctcctcagctcaagtgatccacctgcctcagcatcccagagtgctaggattataggcatgagtcactgtacccagccaaaaaaattgttttagtttatttaaatGGTGATTGCCACATGATTTCAAAAGCTGCATTTATGTTCATGACTGGGTGGCTTTAAGTCCCACAAGTTTATCATAAGCAAATGATAAAAAGATTGAGGCGGACTCTATGCGTAAACAATGCTTTTGTGCTGACTGACGGCCAAACGATGTCATGGTACATCAACAAAGGTTTTGTGGAAATTAGACTAAAGAGGACAGAACTAAATAATCATATAGCACACTTAGTGTGTGGCAGTTAGTACTACTTTCCCACCCAAGTGGTGATTTAATTTTAGCCAAACATTATGGttttagatttatattttatttttatctatttaagtAATGCAAAAACAGTTAAATTCAACATTGGAAGAAAGGTCCTGTgataattttattcctttaaaaggGATCCACACATCATTCTACTAGAACAAACACTGGTTAAGGGAACATAAAAATTTGGCCTACTCAACACAAACAGTAAATATAAATAGCAATTCTGTTTTCTAATCAGCAAAatctaaatataataaaaaggaaagaaatgttaaaatcatGCTCTACCTGAAAAGAACACATTAATGTTTCGTCCACACTCATCATGGCACCTGCATTGTCAAACTCTCCACAATAATTGGGTGCAGAAAACAGAGTGACCAACTGTCTCTTTGCAAAAAATTCATATCCATCTTCAACCACCTTAGagagaaaatttttttcaggGTAAGTAGGTGCAAAGTTTAGGTGAGTAAAACCACTCTTCAATTTCCTGCCGAGCCTGCTATTCTGTTGTTTCCAAAGACACTTTGTATAAATAAGCAATACCTACCCACCAAAATCAACAAGGAGAATCTGTGCTCACACACATGCTCTTAAGTGTACATGTAAAATTCAAAATCAATACCTGATGGGCTCTACAAATAAGATCCAAATCATGCTTATGGAGAAATTTTGCAACCACTTCTGCACCAAATGTGAAGGACACTCCTCTGTCATTTTCACCCCAGCCTAAGACATCTTTATCGGGGTCAGACCacaaaagatcacaaagaagaccTTGATCTGGTACATCGGTTGGTCGCATAATTCGCCGAATCTGCTCCATAGATTGAAGATCTGGTGATAAACCtattaaatggggaaaaaaaaaaaaatggaagaccaATCTTTTAAAAGGATGTTACCACTTCAACAGTTCATTTGTCTACAGAGACTCAATGATTGACATAAAATTGAATGTctggccttggtgcatgccacaccttctgggggcaagacatgattgccaagagggactttacctaacaaatgcaatcagtgtaacctggctcattgtaccctaaatgaatccccaacaattaaaaaaaacaaaattgaatgtCTGGCTGTTTACttagttttgatttaaaaaaaaaaaaccccacaatacAGAACATAGTATATTaaaatctaatgatttttaaaaactactccTCTACATACCTTCCCAGTTGACAGGACTAACGAGCAACGTACATTATTGAACATTTGTAATGACAAGGCATAGAAGATGCAGAGGATCAGGTTGTGAAGTAGCTCTTTTAGGAAACCTGTGCTGTCCACAGACCAGTAAGTCTAATCAGACTACTTCAGATGTAGTCTAATCACTCTGAGTTAAAAATTCTgccaaagggcggcgcctgtggctcagtgggtaaggcgccggccccatataccgagggtggcgggttcaaacccggccccggccaaactgcaaccaaaaaatagctgggcgttgtggcgggcacctgtagtcccagctactcgggaggctgaggcaagaggatcgcttaagccccaggagttggaggttgctgtgagctgtgtgaggccacggcactctaccgagggccataaagtgagactctgtctctacaaaaaaaaaaaaattctgccaaaACCTGAGCAAGTATAATTTCTGaccacacatgaaaaaaatcctctttgcaattactattttaattacattatacAAAGAAAGCATAATCctcaaataaagcaaaataacttctaAAATCCAAGTCACAAAAAGTTCTGAGAGGATCAAAAACCAATCAAGAAAAATTCTATTACATCTTCAGTTTTCTAGAAGATCTATGGCACAGCAAATTAACTGCTATTCAGTTTATAGTTAAAAATACTCTGTTCTATTTTCAAATCAAACTGTTacggagtccagaagtctctgtaACAAATCAACTGCGTATATGAGACTTCTGTCCAAATGATCCTGGCTGTGTCAGAGTGAACCTTGACGTTACCTATCAACAAAGAAGTTACTGACAGAGGAAGTCACTCAATGATAACTCATACATGTCAAGGtgttctgtttttagaagagatcAAAGCTACTTGGAACAAAAATCAGTCCACATACCTCCATGACAGCAGAATATTTTCTCATCCACGATGGCTGCTATCGGTAAACAGTTAAAGCAGTCTGTGAAAGTTTTCCATAGTTTAATGTTGTATCTTCTTTTACCTATGAAAATTTTAGGGAAGTTAAAAAGAGATACTGTTCTGTGGCCAGATTTCTCTCAGGATAACTTTCCTCAAAGCAAGGGGGAAATTTGGAAGAAATGAAACTGCTTTTATTAAGAATCTCTTAGAGGTAGTTTAGGAGAATTGGATATACACGACACTTGGGAGATATCTGATCTATAAGCAATGATTTGTGTTttcacatgaaatatttttaaattctctgaaAGTATAAAGTAAGAATTTCAGATTTGATAATAATCAAGGACTACCATCAAATTCTACCAGTTATTTGGTAACACCAACTCTGCTCAAAATCTAGTCTTTTTTGTCCAATCtcaatttatttctaaaagtagTTATGAACAACCGATATATGAGCAATTATCACCTTCCTTCTGAGAGTTACCACCCATTCCACCCCCAAACCACCAATAACGGATaactcccaccccacccctaaATACTCTAGCAGGAAGCACAATGATTATGGAGGAAAACAGATTGCCTCTTGCAGTCACTACAGAGTGTCTACACAAATTCTAAATGCTTCACACTGGATTGAGGTTATAGGGCAGTTATGTTCCCTTAACAGCATGTGTATTCCAGGCATTCTGAAGTCAGTACAACTGGCACAAGCATGCCTTTAAACACTGTTCCTACATGAAAATTATGTTCCCAGTTATAAACCTACTCACAAACTTTGAGAAGTACAAATCTGTCTGAATTGATTGAAGACTGCCCAATTGTTTATGTGCCTTTGTCTTCTGTACCTTACCATATACTAGGATActatctttatttcctttaaaccAAAAGTTGGCCtttagtcttttcctttcttatcttGGGAACTAGAGGGATGTCTGAAGGTTTAAACTTGGAAGTTTAGCATAGGATTAGAAATGTAATGCAAATCCAGCAAGTGTTTGACTTCTCTCTGTAGAAGAGGGCTATATTTTGTAATTCTCCTAATAGTTTCTGCTTTTTAGATGACTAGGTCAAACTGTGACCATGGTTCattctattttgtatttctttgtaggCCACTAATTATTCCCTCTGTTCTATGTATTCTTTAATTGAGAGGATtctgggatggcacctgtggctcagttggtaaggtgccggccccatataccgagggtggcgggttcaaacccggccccggccaaactgcaatcaaaaaatagccgggcgtgtggcgggcgcctgtagtcccagctactcgggaggctgaggcaagaggatcacttaagcccaggagttggaggttgctgtgagctgtgtgatgccatggcactctaccaagggccataaagtgagactctgtctctacaaaaaaaaaaaaagagaggattcTGGAAGCTTAACAAATTCCTCCCTAAAAAAGTCTGAAGAGGAACCTGCACATAATCACTACCTCACTGTGCCATGGGCATCAAGTCCACTCCTTAACTCTTTAGTCACTTAATGTACTCCAGCTTCTCTTACTGACTCCTTTTGCTGTCTTTGTTGGTTCCTCCATCAAAAATCATCCCCCCCCCCACTTTGGCATTTTAACTAAGTACAGGGCTActgctttctcttctctgtaTTTCCTCCCCAAGTCCACTTCAAACCACTAGGAACAGCTGGCTCCTGAAAGGTTTAGCCTGGATAATTCGCCTAAGTCCCTTCAAGCTTCCAAATCCAAGGAGTCTTGAGCCAGAACCTGTAATGCAGTTTCATATTACTAAACATCAGATAGCTCTGGTatcacaaaagaatgaaacaggcaTGTTTTACCCAACAACATATACTTCAGCCTGTCCAGCACCATAGTCATAAAgctaatgggggaaaaaaaggaaaataaatgatagtAAAGAGTACTTATACTTGGGAAATAAGCAGTGGTTTTAAAATTGTTCTATGGAAATCTatatttgaataaacatttctttctttttttgtagagacagagtttcactttattgccctcagtagagtgccgtggcgtcatacagctcatagcaacctccaactcctgggcttaggcgattctcctgcctcagcctcccgagtagctgggactacaggagcctgccacaatgcctggctatttttttgttgcagtttggccggggccgggtttgaacctgccaccctcggtatatggggccggcaccctgctcactgagccacaggcgccgccctaaacatttcattttaataaacttatcaatttatttttccaaaaagaatgtctGCAAACCATGAACTGAAGACTTTCTACGTCAGGAGCACTTTTATACCCACAAGTAGGCAGAATGGCTACCTCCCTGGTGAGAGAGGGGAATACTGAGCGTAATGTCTATAATATTCCTTGATGACCAAACAGGAGTCAAAATTGATACTAACATTGATAttctaaatcatttttaaaggcCTCTCTCTGCATTAAATAGCTATTGAAACTAATGTAGCCAGTATCGTTACATTAGGACATATGTCACACAGGATCCCTTGGAGTTGAACTTCATCAATGCAAACATCTTGATGTACTTCCAGAGCTAACAGCTATGATATAAAAGGAAATCTTTCTTAACCCCAAAGTAGTATATGTAACAAATATCCAAAACAGTGTTCTAAAACCTCCTGACTCTCATACCTAAGAAACAACTGCTTTGCTATGATTTCTGAGACATTATTGCAGACTCAATCGTCCCAGTCAGCCACTCAGTCCAGACCCACCAGATTTCTCTAGCTAATAATCCCTCCcacttcatcatcatcatctttttttttttttttttgaaatagtgtctcactttgttaccttcgtagagtgctgtagtgtcatagctcacagcacctcaaactcttgggggctcaagcaattttcttccttcagcctcccaagtagctgggactacaggtgcctgccacaaagcctggctattttttagagatggggtctcaacaTTTGCTGGCTGGCtggaacatgtgagctcaggcaatccacccgccttggcctcccagagtgctaagattacaggcgtgagccacctcgcccggcccaCCTCATCTTCTTATTGGCTGGGATCTCAAAGCCAGGTAACAAGCAAACATTCATTGTGGAAAGGGTGGGAGTAGAAGTTGTTAAGTTTATGAATATGTAACCATTCCAGGGCCACTTCTAACAAATGATCTAGCTCAACACACCCCCGTGAAAttgaaatggaaatggaaaaacatcacaTCCAAGAGAATAGAGCAGGCGTCCtctaactttttaaacagggggccaattcactgtcactggattatagtttaaaaaaagtcctatagagggctggactataattaaaaaaaaagaaaaaaactattaacaaattcctatgcacactgcactaatcttattttgaagtaaaaaacaaaacgggaacaaatgcaattcacaccgcttcatgtggcccgtgggctgcagtttgaggacgcctggactaAAGGCTACAACTAAGGTCTAGGGGAGGGCCACAGTAACAAACCTTACCTCACTATTACCAAGTGTTGACtatctaaaattttctttctttttttttttttttttgagacagagtctcactttgttgcccttggtagagtgccccagtgtcatagtttacagcaatctcaaactcttagggtcaagcaattctcttgcctcagcctcctgagtagctgggactacaggcaactgataaaaaaacactgggctatttttttttagagacggggttttgctcttgctcaggctggtcttgaactcctgagcttgggtgatctatctaccttggcctcccagagtgctaggattatagacaggcatgagcccactgtgcccggccactaTCTGAAATTTCTTAACTACCTTCCACTCTGAACCTGACCCCTCTCCTGGCAGAAATGAGCACAAAAGGAGGGTGGAGGCAGTCATTCAAAACTTTTTGACATTTTATGGTTACTAAAAACAACAAGAAACCTTCCACTAAACTGGTTTTGAgcaaagctttaaaaattttgtttctttcaacAATCAACTCAAAGTTCAATTACATAATCCAAAAGTGTATacaatattgtaaaaataaaaaaataaataaataattatttcttttaaagttctGTTTTTGCCAGTTAGCACATTTTAGGAAAGTAATCGCCATGTTCCCTGGGTACAGATGTGCCAGAAGGAGAAAAACTACAATAATTTCAAGAACTGTTTATATATTACAAGACTCTATTTGATATGGAGTGTTTAGAAAAGGTAAATCCatagatagaaagtagattaatggttgccTAAGGGctgtggtgatggttacacaatcTATAAATGTACTACAAatccactgaattgtatactttaataAACAGATTaattttatggaataaaattatatcttgacaaagttgttaaaaaagaaattatgtggGCAGGTTCTCAAGAGTTGTACTAATAATTAAGTTACCTGTGAATACTCACAATGGGATCTTAAAAACCCACTACTGTCATAATTTCCTAATCTGACCATAACATCATAAAATCTAGAACATTTATTGTATTATATTGGCGATATTATTTTTCTactcaaggaagaaaa
The sequence above is a segment of the Nycticebus coucang isolate mNycCou1 chromosome 4, mNycCou1.pri, whole genome shotgun sequence genome. Coding sequences within it:
- the PPP1CC gene encoding serine/threonine-protein phosphatase PP1-gamma catalytic subunit isoform X2, coding for MADIDKLNIDSIIQRLLEVRGSKPGKNVQLQENEIRGLCLKSREIFLSQPILLELEAPLKICGDIHGQYYDLLRLFEYGGFPPESNYLFLGDYVDRGKQSLETICLLLAYKIKYPENFFLLRGNHECASINRIYGFYDECKRRYNIKLWKTFTDCFNCLPIAAIVDEKIFCCHGGLSPDLQSMEQIRRIMRPTDVPDQGLLCDLLWSDPDKDVLGWGENDRGVSFTFGAEVVAKFLHKHDLDLICRAHQVVEDGYEFFAKRQLVTLFSAPNYCGEFDNAGAMMSVDETLMCSFQILKPAEKKKPNATRPVTPPRE
- the PPP1CC gene encoding serine/threonine-protein phosphatase PP1-gamma catalytic subunit isoform X1, whose protein sequence is MADIDKLNIDSIIQRLLEVRGSKPGKNVQLQENEIRGLCLKSREIFLSQPILLELEAPLKICGDIHGQYYDLLRLFEYGGFPPESNYLFLGDYVDRGKQSLETICLLLAYKIKYPENFFLLRGNHECASINRIYGFYDECKRRYNIKLWKTFTDCFNCLPIAAIVDEKIFCCHGGLSPDLQSMEQIRRIMRPTDVPDQGLLCDLLWSDPDKDVLGWGENDRGVSFTFGAEVVAKFLHKHDLDLICRAHQVVEDGYEFFAKRQLVTLFSAPNYCGEFDNAGAMMSVDETLMCSFQILKPAEKKKPNATRPVTPPRVTSGLNSSIQKASNYRNNTVLYE